The window AGTTCGGCGACGCGCCGGTTGATCCGTTTCCCGGCGAGCGGCCAGTGCTCCAGATTACTGCCAAAAACGCCGCACAGTACGCCGACAAGCTCAGCGAAGGCACCCGGGCGCTGCTGCAGCAATACCCTGACAACTTCCGCGTCGATGTGTACCCCACCCACCGCACCGCTGCAGCCCCCGAATGGACCTACGCCAACACCCTGAAGAACGCCACCGACTGCCAATTGATTCAGGAGGGGCTGTCAGTCAAGGGGTGTTATGGCGGCGTGCCATTTCCGATTCCAGCCAATGGCAATGAGGTGATATGGAACTTCCTGCTGCGCACCGAGGCCGAGTCCATCCAACACGGCTATCGCAATGTGATCGGCAACGCCGATGGCAGTCGGACCCTGGCGAGCCGTGGAGTGGAGAACTGGCAGTACCCCTATTACTACAAGGACGGTAACGCCCAGGGCTGGAGTGGTGAATACGTGCTGTTGCGTTTCCTGACCAACGAACCTCCCTTCAAGGCCGGGGAGTCGCTGGTCACCCATGACAGCATCGATGCGGCCAATCCACGCCAAGCCTGGCAGTACCTGGTCGGGCAGCGCCGTGTCCGGCGCGCACCGACGGTAGGTTACGACACCCCTGACTTCGTGGCCTCCGGCGCCAACTACTTCGACGAGGTGCACGGGTTCATCGGCCACCCTGACCGTTACCAATGGAAGCTGATCGGCAAGAAGGAAATGTACATCCCCTACAACCTCAACGCTTTCCATGCGGCCAAACCGGAAGAGGTGTACACCGAAAAGACCCTCAACTCGGACAAGATGCGCTGGGAGCTGCATCGAGTCTGGGAGGTCGAGGCCACGGTAGCGCCCGGCAAGCGTCACGCCGTACCCAAGCGGCGCTTCTACATCGACGAGGACAGCTGGACGGTTTCGCTGGTGGATGGCTACGACGCCCAGGGCAAGCTCTGGCGCGTGACACAAGCTCTGCCCTTCGTGGTACCGGCCATTCCTGCCGTAGTGGTCAAGCCAGTGGTCATCTACAACCTGCAGGCCAAGACCTACAGCATGGTCCAGGGCCTTAACGGAGAGACCTACAAAGTCGTCGAGCGTAAACCGGAGAACTTCTTCACCGGCAACGCGGTGGCTTCGGGCTCGGCACGTTGAGCCAGCTCCCGTAGTCCCCGAGGCGGGTTACGCACCCGCCCTCTCTGTCGATCGTCGAGGTTGAAATGGCTATGACAACAAAGCTCTATGCGCTTTGCGCGCACGTGCGCCTGCCCCTGGCGTTGTACCTGCTGGGCATACTGCCTGCCATGGCGGCGCAAATCGAGGCGCCCCTCCAGGAGCGCCCGGCCCTGCATAGCGAATTGGCAGCACGTTCGCTGATGCTGGATGTCACCCGAGCAGGCAGCGACCTGCTGGCCGTCGGGGAGCGTGGATTCATCCTGCGCTCACAGGACAACGGCCATAGCTGGCAGCAAGTACCTTCCCCCGTCAGCGTGACCCTCACACGAGTCACTTTTCCTACGCCATCCCAGGGCTGGGCGGTCGGTCACGCCGGGGTCATATTGCACAGCGACGATGGCGGTCGCAGTTGGATCAGACAACTTGAGGGCACGCAGGCGGCGCAACTGGCCGTGGAAGCAGCGGATGCCGCGTACACCCGACAACCGGATGCCGACAGCCAGCGACACCTCGACGATGCCCATCAACTGGTGGAGGACGGTCCTGATAAACCGTTCCTAGCGGTGCACTTCCTCGATGCCCAGCGCGGTCTGGTGGTCGGCGCCTATGGGCTGGCCTTTGCCACGACCGACGGTGGTCAGCATTGGCGTTCGATCAGCCAACAGCTCGACAACCCGTCTGCCCTGCACCTCTACGACATCGTGGACCTCGACGGCACCTTGTTCATCGGCGGCGAACAAGGCCTACTGCTGCGCTCGACCGATCAGGGCGAACATTTCAGTGCACTGGATACACCTGCCTCAGGCACCTTGTTCGGTCTGCTGGCCGGGCCCGGGAAGAACCTACTGGCCTTCGGATTGCGCGGCAAGATCATGCGCTCGGAGAATCTTGGCGACAGTTGGCAGACCGTCATCAACGACCAACCGATAACCCTCACTGCCGGTGCGCGTGCCAGTGACGGCACACTGCTGCTGGTCGATGAAACCGGCCGCCTCCTAATCAGCCGCGATCAGGGTCGCCACTTCAAGGCAACCGCCAGCCAGGCCGGCGCCCTAACCAGCCTGAGCGAAGCCGCAGAGGGTCGCTTCATGCTCAGCGGCCTACGCGGGCTGACCGCTTTCTCCCTGCCAGACGGACAACGGAGCAGTGCCC of the Pseudomonas vanderleydeniana genome contains:
- a CDS encoding DUF1329 domain-containing protein, coding for MKQTTHLVSLLTVLSLVCGHAVAAVSADQANTLKTTLTPMGAEKAGNANGSIPAWTGGLTKDVPGAKFGDAPVDPFPGERPVLQITAKNAAQYADKLSEGTRALLQQYPDNFRVDVYPTHRTAAAPEWTYANTLKNATDCQLIQEGLSVKGCYGGVPFPIPANGNEVIWNFLLRTEAESIQHGYRNVIGNADGSRTLASRGVENWQYPYYYKDGNAQGWSGEYVLLRFLTNEPPFKAGESLVTHDSIDAANPRQAWQYLVGQRRVRRAPTVGYDTPDFVASGANYFDEVHGFIGHPDRYQWKLIGKKEMYIPYNLNAFHAAKPEEVYTEKTLNSDKMRWELHRVWEVEATVAPGKRHAVPKRRFYIDEDSWTVSLVDGYDAQGKLWRVTQALPFVVPAIPAVVVKPVVIYNLQAKTYSMVQGLNGETYKVVERKPENFFTGNAVASGSAR
- a CDS encoding WD40/YVTN/BNR-like repeat-containing protein, encoding MAMTTKLYALCAHVRLPLALYLLGILPAMAAQIEAPLQERPALHSELAARSLMLDVTRAGSDLLAVGERGFILRSQDNGHSWQQVPSPVSVTLTRVTFPTPSQGWAVGHAGVILHSDDGGRSWIRQLEGTQAAQLAVEAADAAYTRQPDADSQRHLDDAHQLVEDGPDKPFLAVHFLDAQRGLVVGAYGLAFATTDGGQHWRSISQQLDNPSALHLYDIVDLDGTLFIGGEQGLLLRSTDQGEHFSALDTPASGTLFGLLAGPGKNLLAFGLRGKIMRSENLGDSWQTVINDQPITLTAGARASDGTLLLVDETGRLLISRDQGRHFKATASQAGALTSLSEAAEGRFMLSGLRGLTAFSLPDGQRSSAREQ